One Sanguibacter keddieii DSM 10542 genomic window carries:
- the rplL gene encoding 50S ribosomal protein L7/L12, whose protein sequence is MAKLTTEELIEAFKELTLIELSEFVKAFEDTFEVTAAAPAAVAVAGPAAAAAEAVEEKDEFDVILEAAGDKKIQVIKEVRALTSLGLKEAKDLVDGAPKPVLEAANKETAEKAKAALEGAGATVTLK, encoded by the coding sequence ATGGCGAAGCTCACCACCGAAGAGCTCATCGAGGCTTTCAAGGAACTCACCCTCATCGAGCTCTCCGAGTTCGTGAAGGCGTTCGAGGACACCTTCGAGGTCACCGCAGCGGCCCCCGCCGCCGTCGCCGTCGCCGGCCCGGCTGCTGCCGCCGCTGAGGCCGTCGAGGAGAAGGACGAGTTCGACGTCATCCTCGAGGCTGCTGGCGACAAGAAGATCCAGGTCATCAAGGAGGTGCGCGCCCTCACGAGCCTCGGTCTCAAGGAGGCGAAGGACCTCGTCGACGGTGCTCCGAAGCCGGTCCTCGAGGCCGCCAACAAGGAGACCGCCGAGAAGGCCAAGGCTGCCCTCGAGGGCGCCGGCGCCACGGTCACCCTCAAGTGA
- the rpsL gene encoding 30S ribosomal protein S12 has translation MPTIQQLVRKGRTSKVSKSKTPALKGSPQRRGVCTRVYTTTPKKPNSALRKVARVKLSSGVEVTAYIPGVGHNLQEHSIVLVRGGRVKDLPGVRYKVIRGALDTQGVKNRKQARSRYGAKKEKS, from the coding sequence GTGCCCACGATTCAGCAGCTCGTCCGCAAGGGGCGGACATCGAAGGTCTCGAAGTCCAAGACCCCTGCCCTCAAGGGCTCGCCCCAGCGACGCGGTGTGTGCACCCGCGTCTACACCACGACCCCGAAGAAGCCGAACTCCGCGCTCCGCAAGGTCGCCCGCGTGAAGCTCTCCTCCGGCGTCGAGGTCACCGCCTACATCCCCGGTGTCGGCCACAACCTCCAGGAGCACTCCATCGTGCTCGTCCGCGGCGGTCGTGTGAAGGACCTCCCCGGTGTTCGCTACAAGGTCATCCGCGGCGCGCTCGACACCCAGGGTGTCAAGAACCGCAAGCAGGCTCGCAGCCGTTATGGCGCGAAGAAGGAGAAGAGCTGA
- the rpsG gene encoding 30S ribosomal protein S7, producing MPRKGPAPKRPLVIDPVYGSPVVTQLINKVLLDGKKSTAEAIVYGALEGVREKTAGDPVVVLKRALENVRPALEVRSRRVGGATYQVPVEVRPARATTLALRWLTDYSRARREKTMTERLMNEILDASNGLGAAVKRREDIHKMAESNKAFAHYRW from the coding sequence ATGCCTCGTAAGGGTCCGGCCCCGAAGCGGCCACTCGTCATCGACCCGGTCTACGGATCGCCGGTCGTCACGCAGCTGATCAACAAGGTTCTCCTCGACGGCAAGAAGTCGACCGCTGAGGCGATCGTCTACGGTGCCCTCGAAGGTGTGCGCGAGAAGACCGCGGGTGACCCCGTCGTCGTGCTCAAGCGTGCGCTCGAGAACGTCCGCCCCGCCCTCGAGGTGCGCTCGCGCCGTGTTGGTGGAGCGACCTACCAGGTGCCCGTCGAGGTCCGCCCCGCGCGCGCCACGACGCTCGCCCTGCGCTGGCTCACCGACTACTCGCGTGCCCGTCGCGAGAAGACGATGACCGAGCGCCTCATGAACGAGATCCTCGACGCGAGCAACGGCCTCGGTGCCGCGGTCAAGCGTCGCGAGGACATCCACAAGATGGCCGAGTCCAACAAGGCCTTCGCGCACTACCGCTGGTAA
- a CDS encoding DNA-directed RNA polymerase subunit beta' encodes MLDVNVFDELRIGLATADDIRTWSHGEVKKPETINYRTLKPEKDGLFCEKIFGPTRDWECYCGKYKRVRFKGIICERCGVEVTRSKVRRERMGHIELAAPVTHIWFFKGVPSRLGYLLDLAPKDLEKVIYFAAYMVTSVDVDGRQEDLPNLQNEIDLEKKEITDRRDNDIETRARRLESDLAELEAEGARADARRKVRDSAEREMAQLRKRADAELERLEQVWDKFKNLKVADLEGDEMLYRALQDRYGNYFEGSMGAAAIQKRLQDFDLDAEATSLREIIRSGKGQKKTRALKRLKVVNAFLTTTNSPTGMVLDAVPVIPPDLRPMVQLDGGRFATSDLNDLYRRVINRNNRLKRLLDLGAPEIIVNNEKRMLQEAVDSLFDNGRRGRPVTGPGNRPLKSISDMLKGKQGRFRQNLLGKRVDYSGRSVIVVGPQLKLHQCGLPKQMALELFKPFVMKRLVDLNHAQNIKSAKRMVERAKSAVWDVLEEVITEHPVLLNRAPTLHRLGIQAFEPQLVEGKAIHLHPLVCAAFNADFDGDQMAVHLPLSAEAQAEARILMLSSNNILKPSDGRPVTMPSQDMIIGLYHLTSDKVDPVGEGRAFSSVSEAVMAFDQGSLDLNAVVTIRMEGLVPPVSGFEAPEGWVEGEPILFTTTLGRALFNELLPVTYPYVNSVVDKKRLSQIVNELAETYPKVEVAESLDALKAAGFRWATRSGITISISDVATPKAEKAAILEAHESRALKVQQQFDKGLITDDERRQELIEIWTQATDKVAKAMQENFPARNTVYRMVGSGARGNWMQVRQIAGMRGLVANPKGEIIPRPIKSNYREGLSVLEYFIATHGARKGLADTALRTADSGYLTRRLVDVSQDVIVREDDCGTERGLTLPVGEDLGDGRLVRHGKVEQSIYSRTLAASVEVDGTVLGAAGEDVGDVLIDALLAAGVTTLKVRSVLTCESQVGTCAKCYGRSLATGKLVDIGEAVGIIAAQSIGEPGTQLTMRTFHTGGVASADDITQGLPRVTELFEARTPKGEAPIAEYSGKITIDDSERTRRIVLTPEDGSEEIAYPVTKRSRLLVEDGQDVVVGTQLVQGAVDPKKVLRILGPRATQKHLVDEVQEVYGSQGVDIHDKHIEVIVRQMLRRVTVLDSGDSILLPGELAERGRFENANRQAVAEGGQPASGRPELMGITKASLATDSWLSAASFQETTRVLTEAAMSGRRDPLLGLKENVILGKLIPAGTGLPRYHEVTVEPTEEAKAELYPSFGYDEIDFPALGMGSGEAIPLEDIDFGPDFR; translated from the coding sequence TTGCTCGACGTCAATGTCTTCGACGAGCTGCGTATCGGACTGGCCACGGCAGACGACATCCGCACCTGGTCGCATGGCGAGGTCAAGAAGCCTGAGACCATCAACTACCGCACCCTCAAGCCCGAGAAGGACGGACTCTTCTGCGAGAAGATCTTCGGCCCGACCCGGGACTGGGAGTGCTACTGCGGCAAGTACAAGCGCGTGCGCTTCAAGGGCATCATCTGTGAGCGCTGCGGCGTCGAGGTGACGCGCTCGAAGGTGCGTCGCGAGCGCATGGGCCACATCGAGCTCGCCGCTCCCGTCACCCACATCTGGTTCTTCAAGGGCGTGCCGTCCCGCCTCGGCTACCTCCTCGACCTCGCGCCGAAGGACCTCGAGAAGGTCATCTACTTCGCCGCGTACATGGTGACGTCGGTCGACGTCGACGGCCGCCAGGAAGACCTCCCGAACCTCCAGAACGAGATCGACCTGGAGAAGAAGGAGATCACCGACCGTCGCGACAACGACATCGAGACGCGCGCACGCCGCCTCGAGTCCGACCTCGCCGAGCTCGAGGCCGAGGGCGCCCGCGCCGACGCACGCCGCAAGGTGCGCGACTCCGCCGAGCGCGAGATGGCTCAGCTGCGCAAGCGTGCTGACGCCGAGCTCGAGCGCCTCGAGCAGGTCTGGGACAAGTTCAAGAACCTCAAGGTCGCCGACCTCGAGGGCGACGAGATGCTCTACCGCGCCCTCCAGGACCGCTACGGCAACTACTTCGAGGGTTCGATGGGTGCCGCCGCGATCCAGAAGCGGCTGCAGGACTTCGACCTCGACGCCGAGGCGACCTCGCTGCGCGAGATCATCCGCTCGGGCAAGGGCCAGAAGAAGACCCGTGCCCTCAAGCGCCTCAAGGTCGTCAACGCCTTCCTCACGACGACCAACTCGCCGACCGGCATGGTCCTCGACGCCGTCCCGGTCATCCCGCCGGACCTGCGTCCGATGGTGCAGCTCGACGGTGGACGTTTCGCGACGTCCGACCTCAACGACCTGTACCGCCGCGTGATCAACCGCAACAACCGCCTGAAGCGCCTCCTCGACCTCGGTGCGCCCGAGATCATCGTCAACAACGAGAAGCGCATGCTCCAGGAGGCCGTGGACTCGCTGTTCGACAACGGTCGTCGTGGACGTCCGGTCACCGGGCCGGGCAACCGCCCGCTCAAGTCGATCTCCGACATGCTCAAGGGCAAGCAGGGTCGATTCCGCCAGAACCTCCTCGGCAAGCGTGTCGACTACTCGGGCCGTTCGGTCATCGTGGTCGGTCCGCAGCTCAAGCTGCACCAGTGCGGCCTGCCGAAGCAGATGGCGCTCGAGCTCTTCAAGCCCTTCGTCATGAAGCGCCTCGTCGACCTCAACCACGCGCAGAACATCAAGAGCGCCAAGCGCATGGTCGAGCGCGCGAAGTCTGCCGTGTGGGACGTCCTCGAAGAGGTCATCACCGAGCACCCCGTGCTGCTCAACCGTGCACCCACCCTGCACCGCCTGGGCATCCAGGCCTTCGAGCCTCAGCTCGTCGAGGGCAAGGCCATCCACCTGCACCCGCTCGTCTGCGCGGCGTTCAACGCCGACTTCGACGGTGACCAGATGGCTGTCCACCTGCCGCTGTCCGCCGAGGCCCAGGCCGAGGCGCGCATCCTCATGCTCTCGAGCAACAACATCCTCAAGCCGTCCGACGGTCGCCCGGTCACCATGCCCTCGCAGGACATGATCATCGGTCTGTACCACCTGACGAGCGACAAGGTCGACCCGGTCGGCGAGGGACGCGCGTTCAGCTCCGTCTCCGAGGCCGTCATGGCCTTCGACCAGGGCAGCCTGGACCTCAACGCGGTCGTCACGATCCGCATGGAGGGCCTCGTCCCGCCGGTCTCCGGCTTCGAGGCGCCCGAGGGCTGGGTCGAGGGTGAGCCCATCCTCTTCACCACGACGCTCGGCCGTGCGCTCTTCAACGAGCTGCTGCCGGTCACGTACCCGTACGTCAACTCCGTCGTCGACAAGAAGCGCCTGTCGCAGATCGTCAACGAGCTCGCCGAGACCTACCCCAAGGTCGAGGTCGCGGAGTCGCTCGACGCGCTCAAGGCCGCCGGCTTCCGCTGGGCCACACGCTCGGGCATCACCATCTCGATCTCCGACGTCGCGACGCCGAAGGCCGAGAAGGCCGCCATCCTCGAGGCGCACGAGTCCCGTGCCCTCAAGGTGCAGCAGCAGTTCGACAAGGGACTGATCACCGACGACGAGCGCCGCCAGGAGCTCATCGAGATCTGGACCCAGGCCACCGACAAGGTCGCGAAGGCGATGCAGGAGAACTTCCCTGCACGCAACACGGTCTACCGGATGGTCGGCTCGGGTGCTCGTGGTAACTGGATGCAGGTCCGTCAGATCGCCGGTATGCGTGGTCTCGTGGCGAACCCGAAGGGTGAGATCATCCCTCGCCCGATCAAGTCCAACTACCGTGAGGGCCTCTCGGTCCTCGAGTACTTCATCGCGACGCACGGTGCTCGTAAGGGTCTGGCCGACACGGCTCTGCGTACCGCAGACTCGGGCTACCTGACCCGTCGTCTCGTCGACGTCTCGCAGGACGTCATCGTCCGCGAGGACGACTGCGGGACCGAGCGCGGTCTCACGCTCCCCGTGGGCGAGGACCTCGGCGACGGTCGCCTCGTGCGGCACGGCAAGGTCGAGCAGAGCATCTACTCGCGCACCCTGGCCGCCTCGGTCGAGGTCGACGGGACCGTGCTCGGCGCTGCTGGTGAGGACGTCGGCGACGTGCTCATCGACGCGCTGCTCGCTGCCGGCGTCACGACGCTCAAGGTGCGCTCCGTGCTCACCTGCGAGTCGCAGGTCGGCACGTGCGCCAAGTGCTACGGCCGCTCGCTCGCGACCGGCAAGCTCGTCGACATCGGCGAGGCCGTCGGCATCATCGCAGCCCAGTCGATCGGTGAGCCCGGTACGCAGCTGACCATGCGTACCTTCCACACCGGTGGTGTGGCGTCGGCCGACGACATCACGCAGGGTCTGCCGCGTGTCACCGAGCTGTTCGAGGCCCGTACCCCCAAGGGTGAGGCCCCGATCGCGGAGTACTCCGGCAAGATCACGATCGACGACTCCGAGCGCACCCGTCGGATCGTCCTCACCCCCGAGGACGGCTCTGAGGAGATCGCCTACCCGGTGACCAAGCGCTCGCGCCTGCTCGTCGAGGACGGCCAGGACGTCGTCGTCGGCACCCAGCTCGTCCAGGGTGCTGTCGACCCGAAGAAGGTCCTGCGCATCCTCGGACCGCGTGCCACCCAGAAGCACCTGGTGGACGAGGTCCAGGAGGTCTACGGGTCGCAGGGTGTGGACATCCACGACAAGCACATCGAGGTCATCGTGCGGCAGATGCTGCGTCGCGTGACCGTGCTCGACTCGGGTGACTCCATCCTCCTCCCGGGTGAGCTCGCCGAGCGTGGTCGCTTCGAGAACGCGAACCGTCAGGCTGTCGCCGAGGGCGGTCAGCCGGCCTCGGGTCGTCCGGAGCTCATGGGCATCACGAAGGCGTCGCTCGCGACGGACTCGTGGCTGTCCGCGGCCTCGTTCCAGGAGACCACCCGCGTGCTCACGGAGGCCGCCATGAGCGGTCGCCGCGACCCGCTGCTGGGCCTCAAGGAGAACGTCATCCTCGGAAAGCTCATCCCTGCCGGTACGGGCCTGCCCCGCTACCACGAGGTCACGGTCGAGCCCACCGAAGAGGCGAAGGCCGAGCTGTACCCGAGCTTCGGGTACGACGAGATCGACTTCCCGGCGCTCGGCATGGGCTCCGGCGAGGCCATCCCGCTCGAGGACATCGACTTCGGCCCGGACTTCCGCTGA
- the rplA gene encoding 50S ribosomal protein L1: MATRSKAYRTAAEKIDRDNLYTPLEAVRLAKDTSVTKWDATVEVAFRLGVDPRKADQMVRGTVILPHGTGKTARVLVFATGERAEQARAAGADVVGGDELIDQVAAGFTDFDSAVATPDLMGKVGRLGKVLGPRGLMPNPKTGTVTMDVAKAVSEIKGGKIEFRVDKHSNLHFIIGKVSFSEEALVENYAAAIEEVLRLKPSASKGRYISKATLTTTMGPGIPVDQSKTTKLLGDDES, from the coding sequence ATGGCAACGCGCAGCAAGGCATATCGCACTGCGGCCGAGAAGATCGACCGCGACAACCTGTACACCCCCCTCGAGGCCGTCCGCCTCGCGAAGGACACCTCGGTGACCAAGTGGGACGCGACCGTCGAGGTCGCCTTCCGCCTGGGCGTCGACCCTCGCAAGGCCGACCAGATGGTCCGTGGGACCGTCATCCTCCCGCACGGCACCGGCAAGACCGCTCGCGTCCTGGTCTTCGCCACGGGTGAGCGTGCCGAGCAGGCCCGCGCGGCCGGCGCCGACGTCGTCGGTGGCGACGAGCTCATCGACCAGGTCGCAGCCGGTTTCACCGACTTCGACTCGGCCGTCGCGACCCCTGACCTCATGGGCAAGGTCGGACGCCTCGGAAAGGTCCTCGGACCCCGTGGCCTCATGCCGAACCCCAAGACGGGCACCGTGACCATGGACGTCGCGAAGGCCGTCTCGGAGATCAAGGGCGGAAAGATCGAGTTCCGCGTCGACAAGCACTCGAACCTCCACTTCATCATCGGCAAGGTGTCGTTCTCCGAGGAAGCCCTCGTGGAGAACTACGCAGCCGCGATCGAAGAGGTCCTCCGTCTGAAGCCGTCCGCATCCAAGGGCCGCTACATCTCGAAGGCCACCCTGACGACGACGATGGGCCCCGGCATCCCCGTGGACCAGTCGAAGACGACGAAGCTGCTCGGCGACGACGAGTCCTGA
- the rpoB gene encoding DNA-directed RNA polymerase subunit beta encodes MAASRTPSAPSADAIANRTASRRVSFAKIFEPLEVPDLLGLQTDSFDWLLGNEKWRARVAAAMKLGTQDVPETSGLEEIFEEISPIEDFGSSMSLSFSNHRFEPPKHTAEECKEKDFTYAAPLFVTAEFFNYNTGEIKSQTVFMGDFPLMTERGTFIINGTERVVVSQLVRSPGVYFERAADKTSDKDIFSAKIIPQRGAWLEFEIDKRDAVGVRVDRKRKQSVTVLLKALGLTESEIREEFAAFPAILDTLEKDNVTTEEEALVDLYRKIRPGEPPTVEAGRSLLENFYFNSKRYDLAKVGRYKVNKKLGIDAPLADSVLTVTDIVKTIKYLAALHADVTALDGVKNGEAVEVRVETDDIDHFGNRRIRAVGELIQNQVRTGLSRMERVVRERMTTQDVEAIAPQTLINIRPVVASIKEFFGTSQLSQFMDQNNPLAGLTHKRRLSALGPGGLSRDRAGMEVRDVHPSHYGRMCPIETPEGPNIGLIGSLASFGRINPFGFIETPYRKVENGKVSDDVVYLTADDEDRYVIAQANTELNEDGSFRQERVLVRTKGGETDDVLGSNVDYMDVSPRQMVSVATALIPFLEHDDANRALMGANMQRQAVPLVRSEAPFVGTGMERRAAIDAGDVIVATKPGVVTEVSADLIVVANDDATTTSYRAAKFRRSNQGTSYNQRVLVDEGARVEVGSVLADGPATDEGELALGRNLLVAFMSWEGHNYEDAIILSQRLVQDDVLSSIHIEEHEVDARDTKLGPEEITRDIPNVSEDVLADLDERGIIRIGAEVSSGDVLVGKVTPKGETELTPEERLLRAIFGEKAREVRDTSLKVPHGESGTVIEVRTFNREDGDELPAGVNELVRVYIAQRRKITAGDKLAGRHGNKGVISTILPVEDMPFLEDGTPVDIVLNPMGVPGRMNVGQVLEVHLGWIAAQGWDVDLATEGDLSWKENVPAVASTSKPRNPVATPVFDGLQENALSGLLQSTLPNRDGARMVQPDGKARLFDGRSGEPFPEAVAVGYMYILKLHHLVDDKIHARSTGPYSMITQQPLGGKAQFGGQRFGEMEVWALEAYGAAYTLQELLTIKSDDVPGRVKVYEAIVKGENIPDSGIPESFKVLLKEMQSLCLNVEVLSSDGVSIEMRESDDDVYRAAEELGIDLSRRPNAAASIDEI; translated from the coding sequence TTGGCTGCCTCGCGCACCCCTTCTGCTCCGTCCGCCGACGCAATCGCGAACCGCACCGCATCTCGGCGCGTCTCCTTCGCCAAGATTTTTGAGCCGCTCGAGGTCCCCGACCTCCTCGGCCTCCAGACCGACAGCTTCGACTGGCTCCTGGGCAACGAGAAGTGGCGCGCGCGTGTCGCGGCAGCCATGAAGCTCGGCACCCAGGACGTGCCGGAGACCTCCGGGCTGGAAGAGATCTTCGAAGAGATCTCCCCGATCGAGGACTTCGGCTCCTCGATGTCACTCTCGTTCTCCAACCACCGCTTCGAGCCCCCGAAGCACACGGCGGAGGAGTGCAAGGAGAAGGACTTCACCTACGCGGCGCCTCTGTTCGTCACCGCGGAGTTCTTCAACTACAACACCGGCGAGATCAAGAGCCAGACGGTCTTCATGGGTGACTTCCCCCTGATGACCGAGCGCGGCACCTTCATCATCAACGGCACCGAGCGCGTCGTCGTCTCGCAGCTCGTCCGTTCGCCCGGCGTGTACTTCGAGCGCGCGGCCGACAAGACCAGCGACAAGGACATCTTCTCCGCGAAGATCATCCCGCAGCGTGGTGCCTGGCTCGAGTTCGAGATCGACAAGCGCGACGCCGTCGGCGTCCGCGTCGACCGCAAGCGCAAGCAGTCGGTCACCGTCCTCCTCAAGGCCCTCGGCCTCACGGAGTCGGAGATCCGCGAGGAGTTCGCGGCCTTCCCCGCGATCCTCGACACCCTCGAGAAGGACAACGTCACGACCGAGGAAGAGGCGCTCGTCGACCTCTACCGCAAGATCCGTCCGGGCGAGCCGCCCACGGTCGAGGCCGGTCGCTCGCTCCTCGAGAACTTCTACTTCAACTCCAAGCGCTACGACCTCGCGAAGGTCGGCCGCTACAAGGTGAACAAGAAGCTCGGCATCGACGCGCCGCTCGCCGACTCGGTCCTGACCGTCACCGACATCGTCAAGACGATCAAGTACCTCGCGGCCCTGCACGCCGACGTCACCGCGCTCGACGGCGTCAAGAACGGCGAGGCCGTCGAGGTGCGCGTCGAGACCGACGACATCGACCACTTCGGCAACCGTCGTATCCGCGCCGTGGGCGAGCTCATCCAGAACCAGGTCCGCACCGGCCTGTCGCGGATGGAGCGCGTCGTGCGCGAGCGCATGACGACCCAGGACGTCGAGGCCATCGCCCCGCAGACCCTGATCAACATCCGCCCCGTCGTGGCGTCGATCAAGGAGTTCTTCGGGACGTCCCAGCTGTCGCAGTTCATGGACCAGAACAACCCGCTCGCCGGCCTGACGCACAAGCGTCGTCTGTCCGCGCTGGGCCCGGGTGGTCTGTCCCGCGACCGCGCCGGCATGGAGGTCCGTGACGTCCACCCGTCGCACTACGGCCGCATGTGCCCGATCGAGACCCCTGAGGGCCCGAACATCGGCCTCATCGGCTCGCTCGCGTCCTTCGGTCGCATCAACCCCTTCGGCTTCATCGAGACGCCGTACCGCAAGGTCGAGAACGGCAAGGTCTCCGACGACGTCGTGTACCTCACGGCCGACGACGAGGACCGCTACGTCATCGCCCAGGCGAACACGGAGCTCAACGAGGACGGCTCGTTCCGCCAGGAGCGCGTCCTGGTCCGCACCAAGGGTGGCGAGACGGACGACGTCCTCGGCTCCAACGTGGACTACATGGACGTCTCCCCGCGCCAGATGGTGTCGGTCGCGACCGCCCTCATCCCGTTCCTCGAGCACGACGACGCCAACCGCGCGCTCATGGGCGCCAACATGCAGCGCCAGGCCGTGCCGCTGGTCCGCTCGGAGGCTCCCTTCGTCGGGACCGGCATGGAGCGTCGTGCCGCGATCGACGCCGGTGACGTCATCGTCGCCACCAAGCCCGGTGTGGTCACCGAGGTCTCCGCAGACCTCATCGTCGTCGCCAACGACGACGCGACCACCACGAGCTACCGCGCCGCGAAGTTCCGCCGCTCGAACCAGGGGACCTCCTACAACCAGCGCGTGCTGGTCGACGAGGGTGCCCGCGTCGAGGTCGGCTCGGTCCTCGCCGACGGCCCCGCGACGGACGAGGGCGAGCTCGCGCTCGGCCGCAACCTGCTCGTCGCGTTCATGTCGTGGGAAGGCCACAACTACGAGGACGCGATCATCCTCAGCCAGCGTCTGGTCCAGGACGACGTCCTCTCCTCGATCCACATCGAGGAGCACGAGGTCGACGCCCGCGACACGAAGCTCGGCCCGGAGGAGATCACCCGGGACATCCCGAACGTCTCCGAGGACGTCCTGGCCGACCTCGACGAGCGCGGCATCATCCGCATCGGCGCCGAGGTCAGCTCGGGCGACGTGCTCGTCGGCAAGGTCACGCCCAAGGGCGAGACCGAGCTCACCCCGGAGGAGCGCCTGCTGCGCGCCATCTTCGGCGAGAAGGCCCGCGAGGTCCGCGACACGTCCCTCAAGGTGCCCCACGGCGAGTCCGGCACGGTCATCGAGGTCCGCACGTTCAACCGTGAGGACGGCGACGAGCTGCCCGCCGGTGTCAACGAGCTGGTCCGCGTGTACATCGCCCAGCGACGCAAGATCACCGCGGGCGACAAGCTCGCCGGCCGTCACGGGAACAAGGGCGTCATCTCGACGATCCTCCCGGTCGAGGACATGCCGTTCCTCGAGGACGGCACGCCCGTCGACATCGTCCTCAACCCCATGGGTGTCCCGGGACGAATGAACGTCGGTCAGGTGCTCGAGGTCCACCTCGGGTGGATCGCGGCGCAGGGCTGGGACGTCGACCTCGCGACGGAGGGCGACCTCTCCTGGAAGGAGAACGTCCCCGCGGTCGCGTCGACGTCGAAGCCCCGCAACCCGGTCGCCACGCCCGTGTTCGACGGTCTCCAGGAGAACGCCCTCTCGGGTCTGCTCCAGAGCACCCTCCCGAACCGCGACGGCGCACGCATGGTGCAGCCCGACGGCAAGGCACGCCTCTTCGACGGCCGCTCCGGCGAGCCGTTCCCCGAGGCCGTGGCCGTCGGCTACATGTACATCTTGAAGCTCCACCACCTGGTGGACGACAAGATCCACGCGCGCTCGACCGGTCCGTACTCGATGATCACCCAGCAGCCGCTCGGCGGTAAGGCCCAGTTCGGTGGCCAGCGCTTCGGTGAGATGGAGGTCTGGGCCCTCGAGGCGTACGGAGCCGCGTACACCCTGCAGGAGCTCCTCACCATCAAGTCGGACGACGTCCCGGGCCGTGTCAAGGTCTACGAGGCGATCGTCAAGGGCGAGAACATCCCCGACTCGGGCATCCCGGAGTCCTTCAAGGTCCTCCTCAAGGAGATGCAGTCGCTGTGCCTGAACGTCGAGGTGCTCTCGAGCGACGGTGTCTCCATCGAGATGCGCGAGTCCGACGACGACGTGTACCGCGCCGCTGAAGAGCTCGGTATCGACCTGTCGCGTCGCCCGAACGCAGCAGCGAGCATCGACGAGATCTGA
- the rplK gene encoding 50S ribosomal protein L11, which yields MPPKKKVSGLIKLQIQAGAATPAPPIGPALGQHGVNIMEFCKAYNAATESQRGNVVPVEITVYEDRTFTFITKTPPAAELIKKAAGVDKGSPTPHTVKVATLTSAQVRDIATTKLEDLNANDLDAASKIIAGTARSMGIKVEG from the coding sequence ATGCCTCCCAAGAAGAAGGTATCTGGGCTGATCAAGCTCCAGATCCAGGCCGGTGCTGCCACGCCGGCACCCCCGATCGGACCCGCGCTCGGACAGCACGGCGTCAACATCATGGAGTTCTGCAAGGCCTACAACGCGGCCACCGAGTCGCAGCGCGGCAACGTCGTGCCGGTGGAGATCACGGTCTACGAAGACCGCACCTTCACCTTCATCACGAAGACGCCGCCGGCAGCAGAGCTCATCAAGAAGGCCGCTGGCGTGGACAAGGGCTCGCCCACCCCGCACACGGTCAAGGTCGCGACCCTCACGTCCGCACAGGTCCGTGACATCGCCACCACCAAGCTCGAAGACCTCAACGCCAACGACCTCGACGCAGCGTCGAAGATCATCGCCGGCACCGCCCGCTCCATGGGCATCAAGGTCGAGGGCTGA
- the rplJ gene encoding 50S ribosomal protein L10 gives MARPDKAAAVAELTDLFRESNAAVLTEYRGLTVAQLKQLRRSLSGNATYAVVKNTLTAIAAKEAGVEGLDADLAGPSAIAFVSGDPVEAAKGLRDFAKANPQLVIKAGVLDGRPLTAEDINKLADLESREVLLAKAAGAFKASLFQAAYLFTAPASQAVRTIDALREKQASQESAA, from the coding sequence ATGGCGAGGCCGGACAAGGCAGCCGCAGTCGCAGAGCTCACGGACCTGTTCCGCGAGTCCAACGCTGCAGTGCTGACCGAGTACCGCGGGCTCACCGTCGCGCAGCTCAAGCAGCTGCGTCGGTCGCTCAGCGGCAACGCAACCTACGCCGTGGTGAAGAACACGCTGACCGCAATCGCGGCCAAGGAAGCCGGCGTCGAGGGTCTCGACGCCGACCTCGCCGGTCCCTCGGCAATCGCCTTCGTCTCCGGTGACCCGGTCGAGGCTGCCAAGGGTCTGCGTGACTTCGCCAAGGCGAACCCCCAGCTGGTCATCAAGGCAGGAGTCCTCGACGGACGCCCGCTGACCGCTGAGGACATCAACAAGCTCGCGGACCTCGAGTCCCGCGAGGTGCTCCTGGCCAAGGCCGCGGGCGCATTCAAGGCGTCGCTCTTCCAGGCGGCGTACCTGTTCACTGCCCCCGCATCGCAGGCTGTGCGCACCATCGACGCCCTGCGCGAGAAGCAGGCTTCGCAGGAGAGCGCTGCCTGA